From the Leptolyngbya sp. O-77 genome, one window contains:
- the purE gene encoding 5-(carboxyamino)imidazole ribonucleotide mutase, with protein sequence MTQPSTPSPAAHPAVGIIMGSDSDLPTMQGAIAICEQFQVACEVAIVSAHRTPERMVDYAQTAHERGLKVIIAGAGGAAHLPGMVAALTPLPVIGVPVPSRHLQGLDSLYSIVQMPAGIPVATVAIGNAQNAGLLAVQILACQQPDLLAQVQRYRQSLRDRVQEKQSKLDAVGYQSYLQQMS encoded by the coding sequence ATGACACAACCATCCACACCATCGCCCGCCGCCCACCCTGCGGTGGGCATTATTATGGGCAGCGATTCTGACTTGCCCACGATGCAAGGGGCGATCGCCATTTGCGAACAGTTCCAGGTCGCCTGCGAAGTGGCGATCGTCTCCGCTCACCGCACCCCGGAGCGCATGGTAGACTACGCCCAAACCGCCCACGAGCGAGGACTTAAAGTGATTATCGCTGGGGCTGGCGGGGCGGCGCACTTGCCGGGCATGGTGGCTGCCCTCACGCCGCTGCCTGTGATTGGTGTGCCCGTGCCCAGCCGCCACCTGCAAGGGCTGGACTCGCTCTATTCCATCGTGCAAATGCCCGCCGGAATCCCGGTGGCCACCGTGGCGATCGGCAATGCCCAAAATGCCGGACTCCTCGCCGTGCAAATCCTCGCCTGCCAGCAGCCCGACCTGCTTGCCCAGGTGCAGCGTTACCGACAGAGCCTGCGCGATAGGGTGCAAGAGAAACAGTCGAAGCTCGATGCGGTAGGATATCAGTCTTATCTCCAGCAAATGTCGTAG
- the aroC gene encoding chorismate synthase gives MGSTFGHLFRITTFGESHGGGVGVVIDGCPPRVEISEAEIQTELDRRRPGQSHIVTPRKEEDRCEILSGVMDGKTLGTPIAILVRNKDARSQDYDEMAVKYRPSHADATYDAKYGIRNWRGGGRSSARETIGRVAAGAIAKKILHQVAGVEIIGYVKRIKDLEGVVDPNTVTMDQVESNIVRCPDGECAERMIDLIEQTGRSGDSIGGVVECVARSVPKGLGEPVFDKLEADLAKAVMSLPASKGFEIGSGFAGTLLTGIEHNDEFYIDDQGEIRTVTNRSGGIQGGISNGENIILRVAFKPTATIRKEQRTVTTDGEETVLAAKGRHDPCVLPRAVPMVEAMVALVLCDHLLRHHGQCELF, from the coding sequence ATGGGCAGCACCTTTGGGCATTTGTTTAGAATTACAACATTTGGCGAGTCGCACGGCGGCGGCGTGGGCGTGGTGATTGACGGCTGCCCGCCCCGCGTGGAGATCTCCGAAGCCGAGATTCAAACAGAGCTAGACCGCCGCCGCCCCGGCCAGAGCCACATCGTCACGCCGCGCAAAGAAGAAGACCGCTGCGAGATTTTGTCGGGCGTGATGGACGGTAAGACGCTGGGCACGCCGATCGCCATTTTGGTAAGAAACAAAGACGCGCGATCGCAAGACTATGACGAAATGGCGGTGAAATATCGCCCCTCCCATGCCGACGCAACCTACGACGCGAAATACGGCATCCGCAACTGGCGCGGCGGCGGGCGCTCCTCCGCGCGGGAAACGATTGGGCGCGTGGCAGCAGGGGCGATCGCCAAGAAAATTTTGCACCAGGTCGCCGGTGTCGAAATTATCGGCTACGTCAAGCGGATCAAAGACCTGGAAGGCGTAGTTGATCCCAACACCGTGACGATGGATCAGGTGGAAAGCAACATTGTCCGCTGCCCCGATGGCGAATGTGCCGAGCGGATGATCGACCTGATCGAACAAACCGGGCGATCGGGCGACTCCATCGGCGGCGTGGTGGAATGCGTCGCCCGCTCCGTCCCCAAAGGACTCGGCGAACCCGTATTCGACAAGCTCGAAGCCGACCTAGCCAAAGCCGTCATGTCTCTGCCCGCCAGCAAAGGCTTTGAAATCGGCTCTGGCTTTGCCGGAACGCTGCTCACCGGCATTGAACACAACGACGAATTCTACATCGACGACCAGGGCGAAATTCGCACCGTTACCAACCGCTCCGGCGGCATCCAGGGCGGCATCTCCAACGGCGAAAACATCATCCTGCGCGTGGCCTTCAAACCCACCGCCACTATCCGCAAAGAGCAGCGCACCGTCACCACCGACGGCGAAGAAACCGTCCTCGCTGCCAAAGGTCGCCATGATCCCTGTGTGCTGCCTCGCGCCGTGCCAATGGTCGAAGCGATGGTCGCCCTCGTCCTCTGCGACCACCTGCTGCGCCATCATGGGCAGTGCGAGTTGTTCTAG
- a CDS encoding NUDIX hydrolase codes for MKGWIRPIVLCLFRHQDRILVSRDYDSVKQSDYYRPLGGGIEFGETSRDALIREMREELDAEIEQLTWLGTLENLFTLEGEPGHEIVLIYDAKFCDRTLYNHPTLIGSEQGLPFTAEWKSLSEFGESGLHLVPEGLKNFILKHSHD; via the coding sequence ATGAAGGGGTGGATTCGACCCATTGTGCTGTGCTTGTTTCGACATCAAGACCGCATCCTCGTTTCCCGCGACTATGATTCCGTCAAGCAGTCTGATTATTATCGACCGCTGGGCGGCGGCATCGAATTTGGCGAAACCAGCCGCGATGCGCTGATCCGCGAGATGCGCGAAGAACTGGATGCAGAAATCGAGCAGTTGACCTGGCTGGGCACGCTAGAGAATCTCTTTACGCTGGAGGGTGAGCCGGGCCATGAAATTGTGCTGATTTATGATGCCAAATTTTGCGATCGCACGCTCTATAACCACCCCACACTCATTGGCTCCGAACAAGGACTTCCCTTCACCGCTGAGTGGAAATCTCTATCGGAGTTTGGAGAATCTGGACTCCACCTCGTCCCCGAAGGACTCAAGAACTTCATTTTGAAGCATAGCCATGATTAG
- a CDS encoding alpha-amylase family glycosyl hydrolase, producing the protein MASPIEFSLFAPYNEAVSLVGSFSDWDEIPMKKGKDGFFRVSVDLEDGVYNYKFRVQSKSWFFEPNQWVDVTDPYATDVDGKSSEENAIARIKDGKRIVDTYVWQYDDTPLPADHELVIYEMHVADFSGGEDDPYARGQYKHVVEKLDYLCELGINAIELMPVKEYPGDYSWGYNPRHFFATESSYGSTADLKRLIDECHHRGIRVFMDGIYNHSEASSPLTQIDHDYWYHHEPRDPDNNWGPEFNYEHYDENLETYPARRFIGDTVRYWVREYHLDGIRYDAARQIANYDFMHWITHEAKETAGAKPFFNIAEHIPETTSITNVDGPMDSCWHDSFYHTVLAHITGDTFDLESLKDVIDAKRQGFMGATNVVNYLTNHDHNHVMAELSDRQIFDETAFRRVKLGVVLLMTAMGVPMLWMGEEFGEYKYKTPDPAKIDWPLLGNDLNRSLFEYYKGLIGLRRTNAALHTENVEFFHENPDTKVLAYTRWNDEGSRVAVVANFSDQFLAGYTVPSFPANGTWHEWTGNYEVQSGDDQLMTDLGEFEAKVFVWKG; encoded by the coding sequence ATGGCAAGCCCTATTGAATTCAGTTTGTTTGCACCTTATAACGAGGCAGTATCGCTCGTCGGCTCCTTTTCAGATTGGGATGAAATCCCCATGAAAAAGGGAAAAGACGGCTTCTTTCGGGTTAGCGTGGATTTAGAAGATGGCGTTTATAACTATAAGTTTCGAGTTCAAAGTAAGTCCTGGTTTTTTGAACCGAACCAATGGGTCGATGTGACCGATCCCTATGCCACCGATGTAGATGGAAAATCTTCTGAAGAAAATGCGATCGCCCGTATCAAAGATGGCAAACGGATTGTCGATACCTACGTTTGGCAATATGACGACACGCCGCTGCCTGCTGACCACGAACTCGTGATTTATGAAATGCACGTCGCGGACTTTTCGGGTGGTGAAGACGACCCCTACGCCCGCGGACAATATAAGCACGTTGTCGAAAAGCTGGATTACCTATGCGAACTGGGCATCAATGCCATCGAGCTAATGCCCGTAAAGGAATATCCCGGCGACTATAGCTGGGGCTACAACCCGCGCCACTTCTTTGCCACCGAATCAAGCTACGGCTCCACTGCTGACCTGAAACGGCTGATCGACGAGTGTCACCATCGGGGCATTCGCGTGTTCATGGACGGGATTTACAACCACTCAGAAGCGTCGTCGCCGCTGACGCAGATTGACCACGACTATTGGTATCACCACGAGCCGCGTGACCCCGACAACAACTGGGGTCCCGAATTCAACTACGAACATTACGACGAAAATCTGGAAACCTATCCTGCCCGCCGCTTCATTGGTGACACGGTGCGCTACTGGGTGCGTGAATACCATTTGGACGGCATTCGGTATGATGCGGCGCGTCAGATTGCGAACTATGATTTCATGCACTGGATCACGCATGAAGCCAAAGAAACCGCAGGCGCAAAACCATTCTTTAACATTGCTGAACACATTCCCGAAACCACCAGCATTACCAACGTGGACGGGCCGATGGATAGCTGCTGGCACGACAGCTTTTATCACACGGTGCTGGCCCACATCACGGGCGATACCTTTGACTTGGAATCGTTGAAGGACGTGATCGACGCCAAGCGGCAGGGCTTCATGGGCGCAACCAATGTGGTGAACTATCTGACCAACCACGACCACAATCATGTGATGGCGGAATTGAGCGATCGCCAAATTTTTGACGAAACCGCATTCCGTCGAGTCAAGCTGGGTGTGGTGCTGCTGATGACGGCGATGGGCGTGCCGATGCTGTGGATGGGCGAGGAATTTGGAGAGTACAAGTATAAAACTCCTGACCCTGCCAAGATTGACTGGCCACTGCTGGGCAACGACCTGAACCGGAGCTTGTTTGAATACTACAAAGGGCTAATCGGCCTCCGCAGAACCAATGCGGCGCTGCACACAGAGAATGTCGAGTTTTTCCACGAAAATCCCGATACCAAAGTGCTAGCCTACACCCGCTGGAATGACGAAGGCTCCCGCGTAGCCGTAGTGGCAAACTTCTCCGACCAGTTTCTCGCAGGTTACACCGTGCCCAGCTTCCCCGCCAACGGCACCTGGCACGAATGGACGGGCAACTATGAAGTGCAGTCTGGCGACGACCAGTTGATGACCGACCTGGGTGAGTTTGAGGCAAAGGTGTTTGTTTGGAAGGGATAA
- a CDS encoding aspartate carbamoyltransferase catalytic subunit → MVTPNWTRRHVLSLADFSPAEYDTVLQTAASFREVLSTRTKKVPALQGQVITNLFFESSTRTRSSFELAAKRLSADTLNFAPGTSSLTKGETILDTAKTYLAMGTDMMVIRHKEAGVPQAIAQEMDRLNTHVGVLNAGDGQHEHPSQGLLDLFTLCTLLDHNHPRVELLRGKKIAIVGDILHSRVARSNLWSLTTSGAEVHLAGPPTLLPRWFAEFVKSPSKKAGEKASPLPHPAIIPPTLHWELDPALENADFVMTLRLQKERMTSHLLPSLREYHQQFGITGDRLQRCKPSVKVLHPGPVNRGVEISSELMDDPDFSLISQQVTSGVAVRMALLYLMGSGKG, encoded by the coding sequence ATGGTGACCCCAAACTGGACGCGCCGCCATGTCCTTTCGCTGGCCGACTTTTCGCCAGCGGAATACGACACTGTGCTGCAAACGGCGGCCAGCTTCCGCGAAGTGCTGTCCACCCGCACCAAAAAAGTGCCCGCCCTCCAGGGGCAGGTGATTACCAACCTGTTTTTTGAGTCCTCCACCCGCACCCGCAGCAGTTTTGAACTGGCCGCCAAGCGCCTCTCTGCTGACACGCTCAACTTTGCCCCCGGCACGTCATCCCTCACCAAGGGCGAAACCATCCTCGACACGGCGAAGACCTACCTGGCAATGGGCACGGACATGATGGTGATTCGCCACAAAGAAGCAGGCGTGCCCCAGGCGATCGCCCAGGAAATGGATCGGCTCAATACTCACGTCGGCGTGCTAAATGCAGGCGACGGCCAGCACGAACACCCGTCGCAAGGGCTGCTCGACCTGTTTACCCTCTGCACGCTGCTGGATCACAACCATCCCCGCGTGGAACTGCTGCGCGGCAAGAAAATTGCGATTGTGGGGGATATTCTGCATTCCCGCGTGGCTCGCTCCAATCTCTGGAGCCTAACCACCAGCGGCGCAGAGGTTCACCTGGCCGGCCCGCCCACGCTGCTGCCCCGCTGGTTTGCAGAATTTGTGAAATCGCCGTCGAAAAAAGCAGGGGAGAAGGCTAGCCCACTCCCCCACCCCGCTATCATTCCGCCGACCCTCCACTGGGAACTCGATCCTGCGCTCGAAAACGCCGACTTTGTAATGACGCTGCGATTGCAAAAAGAGCGGATGACCAGCCATCTGCTGCCCAGCCTGCGCGAATATCACCAGCAGTTTGGCATTACGGGCGATCGCCTCCAGCGCTGCAAACCCAGCGTCAAAGTGCTGCACCCCGGCCCAGTGAATCGCGGTGTAGAAATTAGCTCCGAACTAATGGATGACCCCGACTTTAGCCTGATTTCGCAACAGGTGACGAGCGGCGTGGCCGTGCGGATGGCGTTGCTCTACCTGATGGGCAGCGGCAAAGGCTGA
- a CDS encoding NUDIX hydrolase → MSQVHVAIAILHQDGQFLLQLRDDIPGIYYPGCWGFFGGHVEPDEAPAAAVRRELLEEIGYAPPVLEPFARYELEDVVRHVFHGRLDVPVDRLQLNEGWDLGLLSLEDIQRGDRYSARAGQVRPLGQPHRKILLEFVERGFLKSA, encoded by the coding sequence ATGTCTCAAGTTCATGTGGCGATCGCCATTCTGCATCAAGACGGTCAGTTTCTCCTGCAACTGCGGGACGACATTCCGGGAATCTATTACCCTGGGTGCTGGGGTTTCTTTGGGGGCCACGTCGAGCCAGATGAAGCGCCTGCGGCGGCGGTGCGGCGGGAACTGCTGGAGGAAATTGGCTACGCGCCGCCTGTGCTAGAGCCGTTTGCCCGCTATGAACTAGAAGACGTGGTGCGGCATGTGTTTCATGGTCGCCTGGATGTGCCCGTAGATCGCTTGCAGTTGAATGAAGGCTGGGACTTGGGGCTGCTCAGCCTGGAGGATATTCAGCGGGGCGATCGCTACTCGGCACGGGCGGGTCAGGTGCGGCCGCTGGGCCAGCCCCATCGCAAAATCTTGCTGGAGTTTGTGGAACGGGGTTTTCTGAAGTCGGCTTGA
- a CDS encoding M48 family metallopeptidase, whose translation MSDAFSQQRERGAMGHQGALGADTAGNSLPRSNGSSNGLDYRIRVSKRAKNINIHVSHWGDVEIVIPPSVDPRQVPEIVERRREWIVRTRQRFLDRQETMPLDVVQPLPEEIQLRSLPETWTVIYAPAPGTQLTTTTRSPRQLHVHGPTENLESCQSLLRRWLNRKATYHFLPWLRQVSREIDLPYTSASVRQQKTRWASCSSKRTISLNAKLLFLPAPLVRYVFIHELCHTVHMNHSAQFWALVGKKEPNYERLDQELQKAWCYVPAWVERSRPTSATQ comes from the coding sequence ATGAGCGATGCGTTTAGCCAACAAAGAGAGCGGGGCGCAATGGGCCATCAGGGGGCGCTGGGTGCAGACACGGCGGGCAATTCTCTACCCCGTTCAAACGGGAGTTCAAACGGCTTAGACTACCGCATTCGCGTCAGCAAGCGGGCCAAAAACATCAATATTCATGTCTCGCATTGGGGCGACGTGGAAATCGTCATTCCCCCCAGCGTTGACCCGCGCCAGGTGCCGGAGATTGTGGAGCGGCGACGGGAATGGATCGTGCGGACGCGACAGCGCTTTCTGGATCGCCAGGAAACCATGCCGCTGGACGTGGTGCAGCCCTTGCCGGAGGAAATTCAACTGCGATCGCTCCCCGAAACCTGGACTGTCATCTACGCGCCTGCCCCTGGAACCCAGCTCACGACCACCACCCGCAGCCCTCGCCAGCTTCACGTCCACGGCCCGACGGAAAATCTAGAAAGCTGCCAATCGCTCCTGCGGCGCTGGCTCAACCGCAAGGCGACCTACCACTTTTTGCCCTGGCTGCGGCAGGTGAGCCGCGAGATTGACCTGCCCTACACCAGCGCCTCTGTCCGCCAGCAAAAGACGCGCTGGGCAAGCTGCTCCAGCAAACGCACCATCAGCCTGAATGCCAAGCTGCTGTTTTTGCCTGCGCCGCTGGTGCGCTACGTGTTTATTCACGAACTGTGCCACACGGTTCACATGAACCATTCCGCCCAGTTTTGGGCGCTGGTGGGCAAAAAAGAACCCAACTATGAACGGCTAGACCAGGAACTGCAAAAAGCCTGGTGCTATGTGCCTGCCTGGGTGGAGCGATCGCGCCCCACCAGCGCCACCCAATAA
- the nrdR gene encoding transcriptional regulator NrdR — protein sequence MRCPFCQFTDNRVLESRSAESGQSVRRRRECLSCGRRFTTYERIEFVPVIVVKRNGARESFDRSKVLRGIMRACEKTGIPHLELENLVDEIEAELQQRSVREVPSQEIGELVLDRLQDLNEVAYIRFASVYRQFRGIRDFVNTLNQLQGALGNGSESERRGAIAPAVLDPSEQEDELGVL from the coding sequence ATGAGGTGTCCCTTCTGTCAATTTACCGACAACCGCGTTCTGGAATCTCGCTCGGCCGAGTCGGGGCAAAGCGTCCGGCGGCGGCGCGAGTGCCTGAGCTGTGGGCGACGGTTCACCACCTACGAGCGCATTGAATTTGTGCCCGTGATTGTGGTCAAGCGGAATGGCGCACGGGAATCCTTCGACCGCTCCAAGGTGCTGCGCGGCATCATGCGGGCCTGCGAGAAAACAGGGATTCCCCATTTAGAACTGGAAAATCTGGTAGACGAAATCGAGGCCGAGCTTCAGCAGCGGTCGGTGCGCGAAGTGCCCAGCCAGGAAATTGGCGAACTGGTGCTGGATCGGCTGCAAGACCTGAATGAAGTCGCCTACATCCGCTTTGCCTCGGTCTATCGCCAGTTTCGCGGCATTCGTGATTTCGTAAACACCCTCAACCAACTTCAGGGCGCATTGGGAAACGGCAGCGAGTCTGAGCGCAGAGGGGCGATCGCCCCTGCGGTTCTAGACCCCTCTGAGCAGGAAGATGAGCTGGGTGTCTTATGA
- a CDS encoding 30S ribosomal protein S1 codes for MVNQEKVDIGFTHEDFAALLDQYDYHFSPGDIVAGTVFSLEPRGALIDIGAKTAAYIPIQEMSINRIDTPDEVLQSNETREFYILTDENEEGQLTLSIRRIEYMRAWERVRQLQAEDATVRSAVFATNRGGALVRIEGLRGFIPGSHISTRKPKEDLVGEELPLKFLEVDEERNRLVLSHRRALVERKMNRLEVGEVVVGTVRGLKPYGAFIDIGGVSGLLHISEISHDHIDTPHSVFNQNDEVKVMIIDLDAERGRISLSTKQLEPEPGDMVKNPDVVYEKAEEMAARWREQKLQPAQSADAGLPETADYEVEEVLLAAE; via the coding sequence ATGGTCAATCAGGAAAAAGTAGACATTGGTTTTACGCACGAAGACTTTGCCGCTCTTCTCGACCAGTATGACTATCACTTCAGCCCCGGTGATATTGTGGCGGGGACAGTGTTTAGTTTGGAGCCGAGGGGCGCTCTGATTGACATTGGCGCTAAGACGGCCGCCTACATCCCCATCCAGGAGATGTCGATCAACCGCATCGATACGCCGGATGAGGTGTTGCAGTCCAACGAAACCCGTGAGTTTTATATCCTCACCGACGAAAACGAAGAAGGCCAGCTAACGCTGTCGATTCGTCGGATTGAGTATATGCGAGCCTGGGAGCGTGTTCGTCAGCTTCAGGCAGAAGACGCAACGGTTCGCTCTGCCGTGTTTGCGACCAACCGGGGCGGTGCCCTAGTGCGGATTGAAGGGCTACGCGGCTTTATTCCAGGCTCCCACATCAGCACCCGCAAGCCCAAGGAAGACCTAGTGGGCGAAGAACTGCCCCTGAAGTTTTTGGAAGTGGACGAAGAGCGCAACCGTCTGGTGCTGAGCCATCGTCGCGCCCTGGTAGAGCGCAAGATGAACCGCCTGGAGGTGGGCGAAGTAGTCGTGGGAACAGTTCGTGGACTGAAGCCCTACGGCGCTTTCATTGACATTGGTGGTGTGAGCGGTCTGCTGCATATTTCCGAAATCTCTCACGACCACATCGACACGCCGCATAGCGTCTTTAACCAGAACGACGAAGTGAAGGTCATGATCATTGACCTAGACGCTGAACGGGGTCGGATTTCGCTGTCTACCAAGCAGCTTGAACCCGAACCGGGCGACATGGTGAAAAACCCCGATGTGGTTTACGAGAAGGCAGAGGAGATGGCTGCCCGCTGGCGAGAGCAAAAGCTCCAGCCCGCGCAGTCGGCTGATGCTGGGCTTCCAGAGACAGCAGACTACGAAGTGGAAGAAGTGCTGCTGGCTGCTGAGTAA
- a CDS encoding HAD family hydrolase, which translates to MLIRCGSVMFPDVQAVVFDKDGTLADSAHFLRMLAQRRSRLIDARVPGVESPLQLAFGLDGDQLNPAGLMAVGTRRENEIAAAAYVAETGRGWLESLALVQSAFLEADQSFSRKADHTPCYEDGAETLQRLAAAGLKLAILSSDTTAQVVDFADRYELTPYLQVCQGTEEGPSKPDPVLLAQVCGKLGVLPGQTLVVGDSQADVQLAIAARAAGCIGIARNPAAVSGLAGASSVIESLQEIRL; encoded by the coding sequence ATGCTGATTCGGTGTGGCTCGGTGATGTTTCCAGATGTGCAGGCGGTGGTCTTCGATAAAGACGGCACGCTGGCAGATTCAGCACATTTTTTGCGGATGCTGGCCCAGCGGCGATCGCGCTTGATTGATGCCCGCGTTCCCGGTGTGGAAAGCCCCCTCCAGCTTGCCTTTGGGCTGGACGGGGATCAGTTAAATCCGGCTGGATTGATGGCCGTGGGCACCCGCCGCGAAAACGAGATTGCAGCCGCCGCCTATGTTGCGGAAACGGGGCGCGGCTGGCTAGAGTCGCTGGCTTTAGTACAGTCGGCGTTTCTAGAGGCGGATCAGTCTTTTTCACGCAAGGCCGATCATACGCCCTGCTATGAAGACGGGGCAGAAACGCTGCAAAGATTGGCAGCCGCGGGTCTAAAGCTGGCAATTTTGTCATCGGATACAACGGCTCAGGTGGTGGACTTTGCCGACCGCTACGAACTCACGCCCTATTTGCAGGTGTGTCAGGGAACCGAGGAGGGGCCGAGCAAGCCTGACCCAGTGTTGCTAGCGCAGGTTTGCGGAAAATTGGGCGTGTTGCCAGGACAAACGCTGGTCGTGGGCGATTCTCAGGCGGATGTGCAGTTGGCGATCGCCGCTCGAGCGGCTGGATGTATTGGCATTGCCCGCAATCCGGCTGCTGTATCCGGCTTGGCAGGAGCCAGCAGCGTAATTGAAAGTCTTCAAGAAATCCGTCTCTGA
- a CDS encoding SH3 domain-containing protein gives MESLAYIHAAVAYEDPNPAPELQVSLEIPSSVWLGTLSTAVVVSAVGGVAPEAQAVVRFGDTCAQVGDVQSALASAGFSPGSIDSVFGSNTLSAVRRFQLSKGLAVDGVVGPATASSLGLSGSIYNVGVSCGVGGPPDDGGPDFVRVSTNGSPLTVRNGPGTRFAPIDYLSNGTVVRVVGSSGGWYNISGGGWISRDWTVESGGDDGDGTSGGGGNYFVSTNGGTLLVRNGPGTGFAIIDELFNGTSVTIVEVSGGWGRLSGGGWVSMDWLSPGGSGGGGGGGGGGTGNYFVDTNGGTLLVRNGPGTGFAIIDELFNGTSVTIVEVSGGWGRLSGGGWVSMDWLSAGGSGGGGGGGGGIGGYYVSTNGGTLIVRSGPGTGFIDIDELANGTYIDIVEIFGGWGRLADGGWVSMDWVAFD, from the coding sequence ATGGAATCACTAGCATATATTCATGCTGCGGTTGCCTACGAAGACCCGAATCCGGCTCCTGAACTTCAGGTAAGCCTGGAAATTCCTAGCTCGGTCTGGCTGGGAACTCTCTCTACCGCAGTCGTCGTGTCTGCTGTTGGCGGCGTTGCGCCAGAAGCCCAAGCGGTGGTTCGCTTTGGCGACACCTGTGCCCAAGTGGGAGATGTGCAGAGCGCTCTCGCTTCGGCAGGCTTCAGCCCCGGTTCTATCGACAGCGTTTTTGGCTCCAATACGCTGTCCGCCGTCAGACGGTTTCAATTGTCTAAGGGTCTTGCTGTTGATGGCGTAGTCGGCCCAGCCACTGCAAGCAGCCTCGGCCTGAGCGGTTCAATTTACAACGTGGGCGTTAGTTGCGGCGTTGGCGGTCCCCCTGACGACGGCGGCCCCGATTTTGTGAGAGTATCTACCAATGGCAGCCCCCTGACTGTCCGCAACGGCCCAGGCACTAGGTTTGCGCCCATCGACTATCTGTCGAACGGCACGGTGGTTCGCGTGGTGGGTTCCTCTGGCGGCTGGTATAACATCTCAGGCGGCGGCTGGATCTCACGAGACTGGACCGTCGAAAGCGGTGGTGATGATGGTGACGGCACTAGCGGCGGCGGCGGCAACTACTTTGTCTCCACCAACGGCGGCACGCTGCTGGTTCGCAATGGCCCCGGCACGGGTTTTGCCATTATTGATGAACTGTTTAACGGAACCTCGGTCACCATCGTCGAAGTGTCAGGTGGCTGGGGTCGGTTGTCTGGCGGCGGCTGGGTGTCGATGGACTGGCTTAGCCCTGGCGGTAGCGGTGGTGGCGGTGGCGGCGGTGGCGGCGGCACTGGCAACTATTTTGTTGACACTAACGGCGGCACGCTGCTGGTTCGCAATGGCCCCGGCACGGGTTTTGCCATTATTGATGAACTGTTTAACGGAACCTCGGTCACCATCGTCGAAGTGTCAGGTGGCTGGGGTCGGTTGTCTGGCGGCGGCTGGGTGTCGATGGACTGGCTGAGTGCTGGCGGCAGTGGCGGTGGTGGCGGCGGCGGTGGCGGCATCGGCGGCTACTATGTCTCCACCAATGGCGGTACGCTGATTGTCCGGAGTGGCCCTGGCACTGGCTTCATCGATATCGACGAACTCGCCAATGGAACCTACATCGATATCGTGGAAATCTTTGGCGGCTGGGGTCGCCTGGCCGATGGCGGCTGGGTATCGATGGATTGGGTCGCTTTCGACTAG